In Nitrospira sp., a genomic segment contains:
- a CDS encoding type II toxin-antitoxin system Phd/YefM family antitoxin — MTRVNSVEAKKQLGQILARTARTKRRVMVTSRGKDMAAVVPIEDVQLLEEIEDRLDLDEARAVLANVKREGTVAWKKIKRDLGL; from the coding sequence ATGACCAGGGTCAATAGTGTTGAAGCAAAGAAACAGTTGGGCCAAATTCTTGCGCGCACTGCTCGTACAAAACGTCGGGTGATGGTCACCAGCCGAGGCAAAGATATGGCAGCCGTGGTGCCGATTGAAGACGTGCAGTTGCTTGAAGAGATCGAAGACCGGCTGGACCTGGATGAGGCTCGTGCGGTATTGGCCAATGTCAAACGAGAAGGCACGGTCGCGTGGAAGAAAATCAAGCGAGACCTTGGCTTATGA
- a CDS encoding TPM domain-containing protein, with product MIAHRLNERGIGIGWLSLMLVLSAVDAHASLYDRPKERVPLPSPIGYVSDHAQVMEPEWKDRIRSVCIDLEKKSSVEMVIVTVPSIKPYPSAKHYADALYEKWQIGSTQQEHGLMVLVAVEERQAAMALGRQMFSVITPAVRNEVSRLYLQPAIERGHFGEGLYRTAVALATPAQEVRFTPPSRPRMKGLGVWITLGTTAAIVSFFWWMSRPDLRHPYRRIQKGEYWGTGQGGFGGNWGGFGGGTSGEGYR from the coding sequence GTGATCGCACATCGACTGAACGAACGCGGGATAGGGATAGGCTGGTTGAGCCTGATGCTCGTACTGTCAGCGGTTGATGCCCACGCCTCGTTGTATGACCGGCCCAAAGAACGTGTGCCTCTTCCCAGCCCCATCGGGTATGTCAGCGATCATGCCCAAGTGATGGAGCCGGAGTGGAAGGACCGCATCCGGTCCGTCTGTATCGATCTTGAGAAAAAAAGCAGCGTGGAAATGGTGATTGTGACGGTGCCCAGCATCAAACCCTATCCATCGGCCAAGCATTATGCGGACGCGCTGTATGAAAAGTGGCAAATCGGCTCGACGCAGCAGGAACATGGGCTGATGGTGTTGGTGGCCGTGGAAGAGCGGCAGGCGGCGATGGCGTTGGGCCGCCAAATGTTTTCGGTCATCACCCCGGCCGTGAGGAACGAGGTTAGTCGTCTGTATCTGCAGCCTGCAATCGAACGAGGACATTTCGGCGAAGGGCTGTATCGCACGGCGGTTGCGCTGGCGACCCCGGCGCAAGAGGTGCGGTTCACTCCTCCATCCAGGCCTCGGATGAAGGGGCTCGGAGTTTGGATTACACTTGGCACCACTGCGGCGATCGTGTCGTTTTTCTGGTGGATGAGTCGGCCGGATTTACGGCACCCCTATCGGCGTATTCAGAAGGGTGAATACTGGGGGACTGGCCAAGGCGGCTTCGGTGGCAACTGGGGCGGCTTCGGCGGCGGGACCAGCGGGGAGGGGTATCGATAG
- a CDS encoding DsbA family protein has protein sequence MRAKSRARVISTCKGDPSMNSAYIWKRFPFSLSILAILAIFASGCATATKETKSASALPQDVTDATIERYIRAHPEVIEQSLQGLLAKREAELRDHQKTALVTKQKELVHDPASPVSGNPKGEITLVEFYDYRCGFCKKAASSVTELQKVDPRVRVVYKDLPILGEPSELAAKAALASQAQGKHQAFHEALLASHADMSKESILKIAMKVGLDAKRLETDMANPKWQTVIDKNRALAHELGISGTPGFIVGNELVPGWLDLNGLKELIARAGQGK, from the coding sequence ATGCGGGCTAAGAGCAGAGCCAGAGTGATCAGTACTTGTAAAGGAGATCCATCGATGAATAGTGCCTACATTTGGAAGCGTTTCCCATTTTCGCTAAGTATCCTGGCTATCCTCGCCATATTCGCGTCTGGTTGTGCAACCGCAACCAAGGAAACCAAGAGTGCGTCGGCCTTGCCTCAGGACGTCACCGATGCAACGATTGAACGATATATTCGTGCCCATCCGGAAGTGATCGAACAATCGCTGCAGGGATTGCTCGCCAAGCGCGAAGCGGAACTGCGAGACCATCAAAAAACGGCTCTTGTGACGAAGCAGAAGGAACTGGTGCACGATCCCGCGTCACCGGTCAGCGGCAATCCAAAAGGCGAGATCACCCTGGTGGAGTTCTATGACTATCGCTGCGGGTTCTGTAAGAAGGCGGCTTCGTCCGTCACGGAACTCCAGAAGGTCGATCCGCGAGTGCGGGTGGTCTACAAGGACTTGCCCATTCTGGGCGAACCGTCGGAGCTCGCGGCCAAGGCCGCGCTTGCGTCTCAGGCACAAGGCAAGCATCAAGCCTTCCATGAAGCGCTGCTCGCCTCCCATGCCGATATGAGCAAGGAGTCAATCTTGAAGATCGCCATGAAAGTGGGCCTTGATGCGAAGCGACTGGAAACCGACATGGCTAATCCCAAGTGGCAGACCGTCATTGACAAGAATCGAGCCCTTGCCCACGAACTCGGCATCTCAGGGACACCCGGTTTCATCGTGGGCAATGAGCTGGTGCCTGGGTGGTTGGATCTGAACGGGCTGAAGGAGTTGATAGCGCGGGCGGGGCAAGGAAAATGA
- a CDS encoding type II toxin-antitoxin system RelE/ParE family toxin, with amino-acid sequence MLYQIEFSRQADRQFRNLPSQFQQRLKSKIDSLANTPRPHGSEKLSGTEPLYRIRVGDYRIVYAVEDERLLVLVVKVGHRREVYR; translated from the coding sequence GTGTTGTATCAGATCGAGTTCTCTCGCCAAGCCGATCGCCAGTTCCGAAACCTGCCATCACAGTTTCAACAGCGGCTCAAATCAAAGATCGATTCTCTGGCAAATACGCCTCGTCCTCATGGATCTGAGAAGCTGAGTGGGACCGAGCCACTCTACCGTATTCGTGTGGGAGACTATCGAATTGTCTATGCTGTTGAAGATGAGCGACTGCTTGTCCTTGTGGTAAAAGTTGGTCATCGCCGTGAAGTGTATCGCTAG